The following coding sequences lie in one Apium graveolens cultivar Ventura chromosome 3, ASM990537v1, whole genome shotgun sequence genomic window:
- the LOC141714772 gene encoding uncharacterized protein LOC141714772 — MKVHPELPNMRMSCPEAEWSARDKELIALDEGLQLILVDSMDDNMSHQIMVCESAKHIWETIELLMEGTEDVRQNRLDILTSQYEAFKSLPGESITQVFKRLNKLLNELSIHAKTYPQREVNRKFMLVLPHHLENKASSVRERVDFETMTLEKLYGKLKTHEMEQEQRKIIYGGGTVDNNNTELLKTTALVASGIKELDITAEKPKSKAESLFEAEMDDGNLSGSPSDYYTTEELQSMEDPTMANLAGMFSNIRFRRKQGFRGSGSNNRGQRSSLSSGSGYKTGMVDRSKFRYYNCDEVGHFATECRKS, encoded by the coding sequence ATGAAGGTTCATCCGGAGTTGCCTAATATGAGAATGTCATGTCCTGAAGCTGAATGGAGTGCACGTGACAAAGAACTAATAGCACTGGATGAAGGCCTGCAACTTATTTTGGTGGATTCAATGGATGATAATATGAGTCACCAAATTATGGTATGTGAGAGTGCAAAGCATATATGGGAAACCATAGAACTGCTTATGGAAGGAACTGAAGATGTTAGACAGAATCGATTGGATATCTTGACTTCACAATATGAGGCCTTTAAGTCCTTGCCTGGAGAAAGTATTACTCAAGTCTTTAAAAGACTGAACAAGCTGTTAAACGAATTAAGTATTCATGCCAAGACTTATCCTCAGAGAGAAGTCAACAGGAAGTTTATGCTTGTCTTACCTCACCATCTAGAGAACAAGGCTTCATCTGTTCGTGAGCGTGTTGACTTCGAAACcatgacacttgagaagttgTATGGTAAGCTGAAAACTCATGAAATGGAGCAGGAACAAAGGAAAATTATCTATGGTGGAGGAACAGTTGATAACAATAATACTGAACTACTCAAgacaactgctcttgtagctAGTGGAATCAAAGAGCTTGACATTACTGCTGAAAAGCCTAAGTCAAAAGCTGAATCGCTCTTTGAGGCTGAGATGGATGATGGAAACCTCTCTGGGAGTCCAAGTGATTACTACACCACTGAGGAGCTGCAAAGTATGGAAGATCCTACTATGGCCAACTTAGCTGGGATGTTCAGTAACATCAGGTTTAGAAGGAAGCAAGGCTTTAGGGGTTCTGGAAGCAACAACCGAGGTCAGAGGTCAAGTTTATCTTCTGGATCAGGTTACAAGACAGGGATGGTTGATAGAAGCAAGTTCAGATATTATAACTGTGATGAGGTTGGGCACTTTGCCACTGAGTGCAGAAAGTCTTAG